A single region of the Chloroflexota bacterium genome encodes:
- a CDS encoding zinc-binding dehydrogenase, with protein sequence MMKAAVVCGSRDVRLEKVETPSIQKDEILVKVQACGICGTDLHRYRTGDVSPSGKLILGHEFSGEIVEVGKAVNGVRVGDRIVGIGYRPCGKCHWCQQGQRERCPNPAVPGEGLDGAFAEYVVVPNPMPGKMLFQIPEDLSWEVAATIEPASVACFAVRRAGIQPKDTVVVLGAGMIGQCIAQGCKAVGTPKVIISEPSAMRRDTASSLGADTVLNPMETDPIEAVKEATSGEMADVVFECSGSPAAFRQGAQMLRPFGRMMQVGMFEKNLELPPPLMSLMFQFRNMTLRGCGGQRWDMALEMMQAGQIKTRDLITHQFPLDRAKEAFETQLNADEAIKVLLIP encoded by the coding sequence ATGATGAAAGCTGCAGTGGTCTGCGGTAGTCGCGACGTAAGGCTGGAGAAAGTAGAGACCCCTTCCATCCAGAAGGATGAGATACTGGTGAAAGTGCAGGCCTGCGGGATATGCGGCACTGATCTCCACAGGTACAGGACGGGGGATGTCTCCCCATCCGGCAAGCTGATATTGGGGCATGAGTTCAGTGGCGAGATAGTTGAGGTAGGGAAGGCTGTCAATGGCGTGAGGGTGGGGGACAGGATCGTGGGAATTGGCTACCGTCCCTGCGGAAAGTGCCACTGGTGTCAGCAAGGTCAAAGGGAGAGGTGCCCGAATCCTGCTGTTCCAGGGGAAGGGCTGGACGGCGCCTTTGCTGAGTACGTTGTGGTGCCTAACCCGATGCCCGGGAAGATGCTTTTTCAGATACCAGAGGATTTGAGTTGGGAGGTAGCCGCTACCATTGAGCCTGCGTCAGTGGCCTGCTTTGCCGTAAGGCGGGCCGGCATCCAGCCCAAGGACACAGTGGTTGTCTTAGGAGCGGGCATGATCGGCCAGTGCATTGCTCAGGGGTGCAAGGCTGTAGGGACACCCAAAGTCATCATCAGTGAGCCTTCAGCTATGCGCCGCGACACAGCCAGCAGTCTAGGCGCTGATACTGTCTTGAACCCCATGGAAACAGATCCGATCGAGGCTGTTAAGGAAGCTACTTCGGGAGAGATGGCAGACGTGGTCTTTGAATGCTCCGGTTCACCAGCGGCCTTTCGGCAGGGAGCACAGATGCTGCGGCCTTTCGGCAGGATGATGCAGGTGGGTATGTTTGAGAAAAACCTGGAGCTGCCCCCGCCTCTGATGAGCCTGATGTTTCAGTTCAGGAACATGACCTTGCGGGGCTGCGGTGGGCAGAGGTGGGACATGGCCCTGGAAATGATGCAGGCGGGCCAGATCAAAACGAGAGACCTGATAACGCACCAGTTCCCCCTCGACCGCGCCAAGGAAGCTTTCGAGACCCAGCTCAACGCCGACGAGGCCATAAAGGTGCTGCTGATACCATAG
- a CDS encoding CooT family nickel-binding protein, protein MCLAKAYLRGDGQRELLLQDVALIEIRDKTLRLSTIFGEEKEIEAVIRTVDFQNSSVVLERPR, encoded by the coding sequence ATGTGTCTGGCGAAGGCTTATTTGAGGGGAGACGGCCAGAGAGAGCTTCTTCTCCAAGATGTGGCGCTCATAGAAATCCGTGACAAGACGCTCCGCCTCTCGACAATCTTCGGCGAGGAAAAAGAGATAGAGGCCGTCATCAGGACAGTTGATTTTCAGAATTCGAGCGTCGTCCTTGAGAGACCTCGCTGA
- a CDS encoding HEAT repeat domain-containing protein, with protein MARGLTRKNDETKGRGLRMPKKLLLLVTMLLIPALLFISCAEIASEQVEKMIQRKDVERLIEVLGDYDMQPKVRARAALGLGEIGDTRGVEPLIQALQDEDSFLRRMAAVALGNIGDTRAIEPLTNALEDEDSDVRRDAAKALEKIEAKQGGG; from the coding sequence ATGGCCAGAGGATTGACCAGGAAGAACGATGAGACGAAGGGAAGAGGACTGAGAATGCCGAAGAAGTTGCTACTCCTTGTGACCATGCTGCTGATCCCAGCTCTGCTATTCATATCTTGTGCAGAAATAGCTAGTGAGCAAGTAGAAAAGATGATACAGAGAAAAGATGTCGAACGCTTGATAGAAGTCCTGGGAGATTACGACATGCAACCCAAAGTTCGGGCGAGAGCGGCATTGGGCCTGGGAGAGATTGGGGATACCAGGGGAGTGGAGCCGCTCATACAGGCATTGCAGGATGAAGATAGCTTCCTGCGTCGCATGGCAGCAGTTGCCCTGGGAAACATAGGAGATACCAGGGCTATAGAGCCTCTGACTAACGCCCTGGAGGACGAAGATAGCGACGTTCGCCGGGATGCCGCGAAGGCCTTGGAGAAAATCGAGGCAAAGCAGGGTGGAGGATAG
- a CDS encoding nuclear transport factor 2 family protein codes for MSAKEHPARLASQRSMRYSVRRSKEEWLSLFADDAIVEDPVGPSPLDKEGKGHRGKEAISTFFDRIIMTSGRKFEIKDSFACGQEVANVGTIHLFFPDGSEGWCDGVFLYKVNEEGKIVSLRAFWEWDRVLATIVKPASHVPPAA; via the coding sequence ATGAGTGCCAAAGAACACCCGGCTCGCCTTGCCTCGCAACGTTCCATGAGATACAGTGTAAGGCGGAGCAAAGAGGAATGGCTATCCCTGTTTGCCGATGATGCCATTGTGGAAGACCCTGTCGGCCCCTCCCCCTTGGACAAGGAGGGCAAGGGACACCGGGGAAAGGAAGCCATCTCCACCTTTTTCGATAGAATTATCATGACGAGCGGCCGCAAATTCGAAATCAAGGATTCTTTTGCCTGCGGGCAGGAAGTGGCCAACGTGGGGACCATCCACCTCTTTTTCCCCGACGGCAGCGAGGGGTGGTGCGACGGGGTGTTCTTATACAAGGTCAATGAAGAGGGGAAGATCGTTTCTCTCCGGGCTTTTTGGGAATGGGACCGGGTGTTGGCCACCATCGTCAAGCCTGCATCCCACGTCCCTCCAGCGGCTTGA
- the dnaJ gene encoding molecular chaperone DnaJ, with protein MTKRDYYEVLGVGRDADEAALRKAYRSLAMKYHPDRNPGDAEALDKMKEINEAYAVLCDREKRRLYDTYGHAGLQGLTQEDIFRGVDFASILEGLLGGDLGFGGSIFDSLFGGRRRPGGNRQTRRGADLRYDLALTLEEVVSGAERKIEIPRLEACSVCQGTGAKKDGLKQCESCRGSGQLVTEQRSGYAVIRQVTTCGKCRGRGKIITDRCAECKGKGAIEKIKEITVKIPKGAATGHSIRIVGEGEPGGDGAESGDLYVVLDVEKHPIFERHGDDIYVIKEIELPEAALGGELDDVPGLEGDLKVHVPAGTQNGAVLRIDNKGIPRLSNHGRGDEYVVLKVVTPTRLSKEEKELLKKFQDLRKQRSR; from the coding sequence ATGACCAAGCGAGATTACTACGAGGTCCTGGGTGTAGGGAGAGATGCTGATGAAGCTGCCTTGAGGAAGGCTTATCGCAGCCTGGCCATGAAGTACCATCCGGATAGAAACCCCGGCGATGCTGAGGCGCTCGACAAGATGAAGGAGATAAACGAGGCCTACGCCGTCCTCTGCGATAGGGAAAAGAGAAGGCTGTATGACACCTACGGTCACGCCGGGCTTCAGGGCCTCACTCAAGAAGACATATTCAGAGGGGTGGATTTCGCCAGCATCCTGGAAGGCCTTTTGGGCGGAGACCTGGGGTTCGGCGGCAGCATTTTCGATAGCCTTTTTGGTGGTCGGCGGAGGCCAGGGGGAAACAGGCAGACCCGAAGAGGCGCTGACTTGCGGTATGACCTGGCCCTCACCCTGGAAGAAGTGGTTTCTGGCGCGGAACGGAAGATAGAGATACCCAGGTTGGAGGCCTGCTCCGTTTGCCAGGGGACAGGGGCAAAGAAGGATGGCTTGAAGCAGTGTGAAAGCTGCCGGGGTTCAGGGCAACTGGTGACCGAGCAGAGGTCAGGCTACGCTGTTATTCGCCAGGTAACCACTTGCGGCAAATGCAGAGGCAGGGGTAAGATCATTACGGATCGCTGCGCTGAGTGTAAAGGGAAAGGCGCGATCGAGAAGATAAAAGAGATCACTGTCAAGATACCGAAGGGTGCCGCTACAGGGCATAGCATCAGAATTGTCGGGGAGGGAGAGCCAGGAGGAGATGGCGCAGAGAGCGGCGATTTGTATGTTGTGCTGGATGTAGAGAAGCACCCCATCTTTGAGCGACATGGCGATGACATCTATGTCATAAAAGAAATTGAGCTGCCTGAGGCGGCTCTGGGCGGGGAGTTGGACGATGTACCGGGGCTGGAAGGCGATCTGAAGGTTCATGTCCCCGCTGGGACGCAAAACGGCGCTGTTCTAAGGATAGACAACAAAGGCATACCCCGTTTGAGCAATCACGGTAGAGGGGATGAGTACGTGGTGCTGAAGGTAGTAACTCCTACCCGTCTGAGCAAGGAAGAGAAGGAGTTGCTGAAGAAGTTCCAGGATTTGAGAAAGCAGCGGTCTCGCTGA